A region of Prosthecobacter fusiformis DNA encodes the following proteins:
- a CDS encoding TerC/Alx family metal homeostasis membrane protein translates to MFEDSLSAFKAITALDILAFLIPFVVAVLVDLLTHKKGEKITMGNALKWSLIWVGCAAAFAGYVWWSFENNPREENFGGMTRMLDGSGAVSLYATGYVLEKALALDNLFAFYLIFKSFGLTLEKNQHYQHRILYWGILGAIVFRVFFLGLGAFIANTSPYVLIAFALIVLWTVRKMWKSSGHAVEIDYTNHWSVNLMRKVTKTNPSIESGHFFSHGVTPLFLCLFCIEICDVVFAFDSMPVIVAVVRDPYLMITSSLWATAGLRSLYFLLVAAQSRLWALDKAIMILLIFVSFKLIASAFGYHLDPAVSVSIVAFILTAGVIMSMAVPDPKVLKE, encoded by the coding sequence ATGTTTGAAGATTCCCTCAGCGCATTCAAAGCCATCACCGCCCTGGACATCTTGGCTTTCCTGATTCCATTTGTGGTGGCTGTCTTGGTGGACCTGCTCACTCACAAAAAGGGTGAAAAAATCACCATGGGCAACGCGCTCAAGTGGTCATTGATCTGGGTGGGCTGTGCAGCGGCATTCGCCGGCTATGTGTGGTGGAGCTTTGAAAACAATCCACGTGAAGAAAACTTCGGCGGGATGACGCGGATGCTGGATGGATCTGGTGCCGTGAGCCTATACGCGACGGGGTATGTACTGGAGAAGGCGCTAGCGCTGGACAACCTGTTTGCTTTTTATCTGATCTTTAAATCCTTCGGGCTGACGTTGGAAAAGAACCAGCACTACCAGCACCGTATTCTGTATTGGGGTATTTTAGGAGCCATCGTGTTCCGGGTGTTTTTCCTGGGCCTGGGGGCTTTCATTGCTAATACGAGCCCGTATGTGCTCATCGCCTTCGCGCTTATCGTTCTGTGGACGGTGCGGAAGATGTGGAAGAGCTCCGGCCATGCAGTGGAGATCGACTATACGAACCACTGGTCAGTGAACCTGATGCGCAAGGTGACGAAAACGAATCCTTCCATCGAAAGCGGCCATTTCTTTTCCCATGGGGTGACGCCTTTGTTCCTGTGCCTATTCTGCATTGAGATCTGCGATGTGGTCTTCGCCTTTGATTCCATGCCGGTCATCGTGGCCGTGGTGCGGGACCCGTATCTGATGATCACCTCCAGCCTGTGGGCCACGGCTGGTCTGCGCAGTCTTTATTTCCTCCTCGTGGCCGCGCAGAGCCGGCTGTGGGCGCTGGACAAGGCGATCATGATCCTGCTCATCTTTGTTTCCTTCAAGCTCATCGCCAGTGCCTTTGGTTACCATCTGGATCCGGCCGTAAGCGTTTCCATCGTGGCCTTCATCCTCACCGCAGGCGTGATTATGTCCATGGCGGTGCCTGATCCGAAGGTTTTGAAGGAGTAA
- a CDS encoding thermonuclease family protein — protein sequence MSSLTSRFDSLWRAITMAGIVMGIVGVGGAQTPDPAPLAVARAGFLRSVMTDSQTLTDQYERALAKIEQELAETADYEEARLVQQRRAELKALYLTNDTTLAQNLSFPLLPSQARLIGSAETRGDLITGWRTSGSGAEWANLRLSPGKYYLELEANLVELPSLPGTLVPGRSQPQESAAFDFFEVSLLPGAAENRRSFELRLSHDDTTFESLKIGPVNFTRSLVTLRLMAASGYPGNLLRLRNLRLVPATVEAPTITSPAAAGPSLEDLKKSMNETLAAVQKPILDSYLESLRQFSTGNSALKDAAEAESKRLLKLMENSRGQAAGPLRILVNNGGLNGFEDLDGARFVADAGNRGDRFLIEHEGRTLNIRLMWVQCAPVDDLAAGRQFSKHFDLGESDVTPLGRAAQEFTAGYLEGKALRVLVRPGKDKDGIAHALVFLPEIGLFQNVLVDQGLAAVMPPKERRGMMENGLYDSLLEREQAARRQKPAPGAWGISEAANR from the coding sequence ATGTCTTCCCTGACCTCCAGATTTGATTCCCTTTGGCGAGCCATTACCATGGCAGGTATCGTCATGGGCATCGTGGGAGTGGGAGGGGCACAGACCCCAGATCCGGCACCACTGGCGGTGGCGCGAGCAGGGTTTCTGAGATCTGTCATGACGGATTCGCAGACGCTGACGGACCAATATGAAAGGGCGCTGGCGAAGATCGAGCAGGAGCTGGCGGAGACTGCGGACTATGAAGAGGCGCGTCTAGTGCAGCAGAGGCGCGCGGAGCTGAAAGCGCTTTACCTAACCAATGATACCACACTGGCACAAAACCTGTCGTTTCCTCTCCTGCCATCGCAGGCAAGGTTGATCGGCTCGGCAGAAACTCGTGGGGACCTGATCACAGGTTGGCGGACCAGCGGCAGCGGGGCGGAGTGGGCCAACCTGCGGCTTTCTCCTGGTAAATATTATTTGGAACTGGAAGCCAATTTGGTGGAACTGCCTTCCCTGCCCGGAACGCTGGTACCGGGGAGGTCGCAACCGCAAGAGAGTGCGGCATTTGATTTCTTCGAGGTGTCCTTGCTGCCGGGAGCGGCGGAAAACCGGCGATCCTTTGAACTGAGGCTCAGCCATGATGACACAACTTTTGAATCGCTTAAAATCGGGCCGGTCAACTTTACTCGAAGTCTGGTGACCCTGCGGCTGATGGCGGCCTCAGGATATCCGGGCAATCTGCTGAGGCTGCGCAATCTGAGGCTGGTCCCCGCTACCGTGGAGGCTCCGACGATCACAAGCCCGGCGGCAGCAGGCCCCTCGCTGGAGGATTTGAAAAAATCCATGAACGAGACACTGGCGGCCGTACAGAAGCCGATTCTGGACAGCTATCTGGAGAGTCTTCGGCAGTTTTCGACGGGGAATTCAGCCTTGAAGGATGCCGCCGAAGCTGAATCCAAAAGACTTTTGAAGCTGATGGAAAACAGCCGAGGGCAGGCGGCGGGACCGTTAAGGATCTTGGTCAACAATGGGGGGCTGAATGGCTTTGAGGATCTGGATGGTGCGCGCTTTGTCGCGGATGCAGGCAATCGTGGGGATCGATTTCTCATTGAGCATGAGGGTCGCACTCTGAATATTCGCCTGATGTGGGTGCAATGTGCTCCTGTGGATGATCTGGCTGCGGGGCGGCAATTTTCCAAGCACTTTGATCTTGGGGAAAGTGATGTGACGCCGCTGGGCCGTGCAGCCCAGGAATTCACCGCCGGGTATCTGGAGGGCAAGGCCCTGCGAGTGCTGGTGAGGCCTGGCAAAGACAAGGATGGAATCGCCCACGCACTGGTCTTTCTGCCTGAGATTGGCCTTTTCCAAAACGTGCTCGTTGATCAGGGACTGGCTGCGGTCATGCCTCCAAAGGAGCGGCGGGGGATGATGGAAAATGGCCTGTACGATTCTTTGTTAGAACGAGAGCAAGCTGCCAGACGACAGAAACCAGCCCCTGGAGCCTGGGGAATATCGGAGGCGGCCAACCGATGA
- a CDS encoding PQQ-binding-like beta-propeller repeat protein, whose product MKIPLLPALLLASTAAIQAADWPRFLGPTGAAIVKESAVPLTWSETENMAWKFESPGPGSSSPIVVGDKVFFTCWTGYGDKAEAKDPSKLQRHLICLNLADGKKNWEAIIASNATEDPYEGFITEHGYATHTPVSDGERIYAFFGKSGAYAFDLEGRQLWHTPLGTGSGSRHWGSGGSPILYKDTVIVNATDESKALYALDKKTGKQIWKAGGDKIDLAYGTPSIMESGGRTDLVFAIADEIWGMNPETGKMRWFATHNLPGNISPCLIQDNDRLYLYGGYPTQGSAAIRLGGEGDVTSSHILWTSKSSSYVPTPILHAGRLYVINDQGFALCMDAKTGEDIYRERAIDSGGGRGRGKPFYASPVLIGDRLYCVSRRGGTYVIAAKPTFEKLAHNVIAGDDTQFHGTPAIANDSLILRSEKAIYCIRAK is encoded by the coding sequence ATGAAAATCCCTCTCCTGCCCGCCCTTCTCCTTGCTTCTACCGCAGCCATTCAGGCAGCAGACTGGCCCCGCTTCCTCGGACCCACAGGGGCAGCCATCGTGAAGGAATCCGCCGTACCGTTGACTTGGTCCGAGACCGAAAACATGGCATGGAAATTTGAGTCCCCAGGCCCAGGTTCCTCCAGCCCCATCGTTGTCGGGGACAAAGTCTTTTTCACCTGCTGGACCGGTTATGGGGATAAAGCGGAGGCTAAAGACCCCTCGAAACTCCAACGCCACCTCATCTGCCTGAATCTGGCCGATGGCAAAAAAAACTGGGAAGCCATCATTGCCTCCAATGCCACGGAGGATCCTTATGAGGGATTCATTACAGAGCATGGCTACGCCACCCATACTCCTGTCAGCGATGGGGAGCGCATCTATGCTTTCTTTGGCAAAAGCGGTGCTTATGCTTTTGATCTGGAAGGTCGCCAGCTCTGGCATACTCCCTTGGGCACGGGTTCTGGTAGCCGCCATTGGGGTTCCGGTGGCAGCCCCATTCTTTATAAGGATACCGTCATCGTCAATGCTACCGATGAAAGCAAGGCGCTCTATGCTCTGGATAAAAAGACCGGTAAACAAATCTGGAAAGCCGGTGGGGACAAAATTGACCTCGCCTATGGCACCCCTTCCATCATGGAATCTGGAGGCCGGACGGATCTCGTCTTCGCCATCGCTGACGAGATTTGGGGAATGAACCCAGAGACTGGCAAGATGCGCTGGTTTGCCACGCATAACCTCCCCGGTAACATTTCTCCATGCCTCATTCAGGACAATGACCGCCTCTATCTATATGGCGGTTATCCCACTCAGGGCAGCGCCGCCATCCGCCTTGGTGGCGAGGGGGATGTCACCTCCAGCCACATTCTATGGACTAGCAAAAGCAGTTCCTATGTCCCCACCCCCATCCTTCACGCGGGCCGTCTCTACGTCATCAATGACCAGGGTTTCGCCCTCTGCATGGATGCCAAAACCGGAGAAGATATTTACCGCGAGCGCGCCATTGATTCCGGCGGCGGACGCGGCCGTGGCAAGCCTTTCTATGCCTCCCCCGTGCTCATCGGCGACCGCCTTTATTGCGTCTCCCGTCGCGGTGGTACTTACGTCATTGCGGCCAAGCCCACCTTTGAAAAACTCGCCCACAATGTCATTGCTGGCGATGACACCCAATTCCACGGCACCCCCGCCATCGCCAACGATTCCCTCATCCTCCGCAGCGAGAAAGCCATCTACTGCATCCGCGCCAAGTAA